The nucleotide window gCCTTAATTTAGGGCATGAAGACGTGTTTGTTTTGCCGAGCTGGGAATGGCACCTCCCAGCCGCTGAAAGGGACCCCAGCGGGGCCTGGAACGGGGCACCGCGTCAGACAGACCGACACCAGAACAGCCCAACTCTGCAGGGCGGGGTCCCAGGGAAGCAGCAAACACTGGAAAGGCTCGTTCCTCACACCGGGGGGCTGCAGAGCGAAGGGCTCAGGCCCCCCGGCTACAGGAGGACTCTCAGTCAGCTGCACATGGGCCTCTGCTCCCAGAGGGGATGAAGGGGGCAGGCTCCTGTCATGACGGGATGACAGCCCTCTCCCCGAGGGAAGTGATACTATGGGGCATACATCATGCCAGAGGCAGCCCCCAACAACCCGGGCTCCCCTACAGACCCCCAGGTACCTCTTTCCTCAGAGATGATCTGAACGAGCTCGTAGTCTTCTGGCCGATCCCCATCCAGGTTGTGTTTGGCCATAGCCTTGCGGATCACCGCCGGGGTCTTGTCCTGGCTCGTCACCTGGCAGGGGAGAGCGCCCATCAATCCCGGGGTCAGGGATAAGGACACAAGCCACTGCCGGGGTGAAGGTGAAGCCCATGCCCCACTCCCGCTCGCTAGcaacttccccttccctccttcctgctgcACATCCTGCCCGGAGTATCAGACACTCCCCTGGGAGGCTCCGGGACTGGGCATGCTGCAGGCCGTCCCTAGGATGCACTAGCCCAGACTAGcatccccaccccgcccccggaGGCGCTGTGGGTAGCCAGGGCTCACCAGGATGCTTTTGTACATGTTGCCGTTGTCCACGGCCAGGCTGACGCGGATGATGCAGCAGTCGTCGATCTGCTGGTTGTAGAGGGGCAGCGAGAGGGAGGAGTAGCTGGAGATGCCTGAGACCGAGCGCTTGTGGGTGCGCGAGGCCGTCACCGGGgtggaggagacggaggaggaggaggcactgCTGGAGCCTGAGCCGATCCCCGACGTGTCCAGAGAGGAGAGCGAGGTGCATTCCCAGAACTGGGGGGAGGATGGACAAGCGCCGGCTTTAGCACCTTGACccagagaagaagggggaggttCCCAACCGCGCCCCCAGGGCCGGGAGGCTCATaagagctggggtgggtgggggaagctcTGTGTGAGGCCCAGGAGATCCAGTCACAGTGCAGGGGACAGCGAATTCCCAAAGCCAACCCCCCTCGTGCCCtggatgggaaggaggggaggggaggggtggggctcggCCTCCCATCTGCTCCGGGTGAGAACCAGCCCTCAGGAAATGCGTTaggtgaacccccccccccagctgtcggGGCAGAGGCGGGGCTGCGGAGGGCGCACCTGGCTCCTGATGGCCTGGGCGCGAGGAGAGCCCAGCGAGCTGCCCCGTACCTTCTTCTCCTGGCAGTCGGGGGACTCGGGGATGAAGCTGATGTTGATCTCCTCCACGTCGGAGCTGCTGGAGCCGGCCGAGGTGACGCTGACCGAGTCGGCCGTGTCCCCGCTGCACAGGTACGGCCCGCACTTGAGCTGGTCGAAGGATTTGGAGTGGGAGCTGCCGCTGGCGCAGGGCTCAGCGCTTGGCGCCTGCCGGCTGCAGGTGACACGGACGCAGTCAGGGGGGAGCAAAGCTGACAGGCACCATGCAGCCTTGGCCCCCGGGGCAGCTCCCTCTGGCCTGGAAGGAGCCCAAAGATTCTGGcaccctgcctgccctcctgcgTCAGCAGCTCCATTCTGTgaccctgcgccctcccccactgctattctaaccccatccccagcctgacgTGCAGCAAGCCGGGCTACCCCGCAACGTCTGCCAAGGCAGCTCATTGCTCACAGGCAGCCCCTGGCTGGTACCTGGCCCGCAGCACCTTCTGCTAAGCGCCAATACTGCCCCTTCTCTAGCACCAGAGCTGTGCCTGGCTCGTTAGCCAGCTTCCCTGAAGAtacagcctctgccccagccatcGTACTATCCAGCTCTTGGCCAGACTCCTGCCCCATCCCGCAGCATCTGTTGGGCCACTGGACTCATCAccctgggatggggggctggggccctgCTCAGCCTTGCTGCTGTGGCTAGTTTCTCCCGCAGCACGTGGGCCAAGAacagaggggatggagggagaaatGCCAGCCAGCAGCTAGCCGAATACCcatcccccagcagcccaggcgagaaggggagcagggagacTCACTCGCTCCACCGCTTGATGATGCCGGTGTTTTTCTTCGCCTTCAGCGTGTTGCTGGCCGACTCGGAGAGGGGCTCGATCTCACACGAGAGGCTATAGCTGGGCGAGGGGAAGAGAGCAGAGATTCAGCCAGGTGAGGCTGGGGTCCCCCTACCCAGCGAGTGGTGTGAAGTGCAGGGAGGGAACGGAGGCAACGCTAGAGCCACGGTGGATCTCTGACAGCGCCAGGGGCTGGCTGCGCGGTGGGATTGGGGGTCAAGTCCTGGGGGTTTAGCCTGGCGACCAAGGAGCCAGGAGGCTACAGGTGCTTGGCTTGCCCCTGTATTTAGGGGGGAGTCAGTGTGTAGGGTcacccagtgttccctgcaagctgagcgcttgggcagccacccaagagagattcaaatgcagcccagctgattagcagaatgcaaCCAGCACCTGCAACACgcgtttgtactggtggtgcacatctgcacatgtctcagtgcgcatggcaaaatgtattccacacatggatagacaaattagagggaatattggtcgCCAACCCTCCACTTTGCCCAATGCCAGATTTGCCAGGAGCTGCACACgccggagggggcagggccacgaGCCTAAGGTCTCAGCAGCCTGGATCTGAAGGAGACAAAGGGTCCCTCTATGGGTCCAGGCAGCAGAGCATCAGAGGGATGGCGCCGCAGGCCAGCCCCGGTTCTGGGGGCCCGTCCAGAGGAGGAAGGTGCTGGGCCGCGGCAGAGGGACCAGCGGCGAGAGGCCCTGGCTCGGGGCCTAGCTCACCTCTCGGCCTCGCTCAGCCGCTCCACACCGTGGAACCACTCCACGAAGCTGTCCTCCTGCGTGAAGCTGTAGTTGTTGCAGGCCGACTGGAGCAGCTTGATCTGGGCGATAACTTCGAACTCCTGAAGGGACCAAGGCGGAGAGAGAATGAGGCCTGCTCCTACTGGCTGACCAgacccctcacccctgccccataAGATCGGAGGTGTCTCAGGCACCCTACATGGAGCCACAAAGCcccagggaaccccccccccccccaaacacaaacagtCTCTGTGCTCCAGACCATAGAGTGGGGGGGCCAAAGGGGAGCCTGCGAAGACCAGAGAGGAACCATCCGCAATGGCTCCGGCATCCATGGCCCCCCACTGCCGGGATGCACAAAgccagccccagctgtgctggcTGAAAGCTCGGCCGCACGTGAATGGCTCTCACCTTCCTTCTCTTCTCGAAGTTGATCAGCCCCCCCTGAAAGACAGAAAGCAGAGAGAGGTTACAGCGAACCCGCCAATAACCCCTCTCCCGGggactgcagagctgcaggatTCCCGCTAGGGGGCAGTGTGAGATCAGCAACCAACCCAGGCGTGTGCACATGTCCAGGGAGTCCGGCCATGCAGGGCTGCAGCCCTTTGTTTTCAGCCACCCACACCCCCGGGGAGCTCCAGGGCTCCAAAGCCAGGCCGAGAAGGGGAGAGCAGAGCCCAGGGCGTGGTACTTACATCCAGGAAATCTTTCATGGCCGTGTCCAGCATCACCAGGTCCGTGAGGAAGGTGCCCAGGTAGGGAATAGTGCCCTGCATCACTccctggaagaggagggagagcaggagtgaGACCCGCACGAGCGAGCAGGGAGGCGGCCACCAGCCACGTGCTCCCCATACCCATCACTCACCAtctcccgctgctgctgctgtcgctTCTGGGCCCTCTTTGGGTTGATTTCCAGGGTGGCAAACTTGGAGGTCCCTTCCTGGATTCATGGGAAGGAGAGACGGGCGGGTTTATTGATCGAACATGCCTGCGAGAGGCTGGCCTCCATCACCAGGATCAGGCCTCCGGGGGCGAGAATTCGGAGCCTGCTTTGCAAGCCCAGGGGAAGTCACGCTCCCTGCCTCAGCTCTCACTGAGAACATGGGCCCCGCCCAGACAGGGTTATAGCCATGGCACTTGCCTGCTGAGGGACAAAGGGCTTGTCGAGGGGGGAGACTTAGCGAGCGTAGAATTACACCGGCACAGGGAAGCTGCTACAGCTCTACTGGCACAACTCCCCATAAGGAGATGCTTATTCCAGATGGGGTTTTTTGGGCTTATCTTAAACAGCTCTAGGGGGCAGGCTGGACCGGGATGTAAGATCTGGTTTTCAGTTCCCAGCTCTCCCACTGGCCAGCTAGGTGACCTCAAGCACGGcccttctgtgcctctgtttccccatcagTAGAAGGGGAGAATGACACTGACGTTTTCACAGCTCTTTGAGAGCTTCTGGTGGAAAGTGCCAGATAAAAGAGCTGGGTATGATCATTAAATGGCTTTGAAAGTGACATTCGTTCAACTGAAACTTGGCTCCCTTCTACCAGAAGAAGAGCATCCATAAAGGGTGTTAAACAGGTTTAGGGACAATGGTTTAAATTCACCCCCCCTTATACCAGTGTAGCATCCCATGTGGACAAGCTCTGTCtcagaggggagagggaatgatCAAAACTGGGCAACTCGTATCGGGTGGGATATGATGCCCCCCCACCCGTTAATAGCTCAAAGGgatgttttgtttccttttggaTTGCGTGATTTCAGCCCCGGACAGAGTCCCTGACAGGCGCAAGGAGGGAATGAAGGTTTGCAGCCCAAAACCATTATACTTTGAGCACTCCTCACTCACATTAAAATCACTGGGGAATCAGGACAGGCCCTTTGTATTTGCAAGGCTGctcaaatgcagccacctctggggcagggcagccacctggtacACAGCATCCTATATACACCACAGATAGGGGGATTTGAACCTGCGGCCTGAGGCACCCAGGGGATTCCAGTGCAGAACCCTTAAGCCCAGTCCTACACAGAGCCAGAAAGACATCCCTACGTGACTCTGGGCACTACCGAGCAGGCGCTAAAACTCTTCTCACCTCCCCTGTGCACGCATGTCATGCTACTGCCATCAGCAGGGCAACGCTTGCTCCCACCACAATGGTACAAGAGCAGCATGAGGCCCACTAGAGCGATTTTCAGATGCAGGCGTGGTGGCCAAACCAATACCGCTACTTCCTTTGCAGGCAGCTAACATGTGCGGCGGCTACAGCAGCACTGCCTGCCACCTCGACCAGCAAGCTCCCGTAAGAGAACGCGTGTGCACAAGGAGCCAGTCCCGGAGTCCATCTCGGCCTGCACAGCCAGAGCTCCTCTGCCTCCGTTCCAAGGCGATAAGGGGAGGGAATCCCTCTGCTAACATGCCTCTCACAGACAAGCCTCTTCCCTTCTTATCTTCTGCCCTCCCTGGGGATTTCCTGGCAACCAGAGCTGGGCGCAGCCCCAACCTCAGAGCAGATCGCTGCTCAGCTGTGCAGGCTGTCAGCAGCAGCCATTCACAAAGCGCCGCCTTGCTCTGCCCCTTTCAGACTTAAAGGGAAACGGTTCAGTTGGAAGTGCTGGGCCAGACTCTCGGCTGATGCCGCCCCAATGAAAATCTCCTGATTCATGCGGACGGCGGTTTTCATGGGCCCGATCCTAGCTCCCTAACTGTATTACAGACACTGCCTGACTGTTAAAATGGGGAGGATTCTACAGACCTCCTACCCCTTCCTCTTGGGCAGCAGAACCGGCCCAGTCAGTTTTAAGTCTTTTACCTCCTGATACTCAAGCTGCAGCATCTGAGATGCAAATATTTCAGGGGGAAGCCTCAtattgggattaaaaaaaaaaaaaatcatcccacACATTCCTGGATACATGCCTCTTGCGTGTAGTGTGTGTAAAAAGTGTGTTTGTAACACTCTGATCCGGTTCCAAACGCCCCGGAGACACACACTGAACACTGCTCGAAGTATCTTCATGTATCTGTCTCTGCGTGGTGGCTTAGAGCATGCCCCCTACAGAGACCAGGCAAAACCTCCAGCAACTTGCTGCCTGCCCCATTGCTCCACACATCCTTGCTGCAGACTGGGAGTTACAGACCCAGCCAGCTGTGCAGCAAAGTtaccatggggggggaggggagatgagccTGGCACAATGTTGGCAGCAACAAGTAGATTCCCATCCCGCCCTCGGTCCAGAAACAAGACCAGGAGAGAGGCTCTGAGCTCCTCATACCTTAATGAGAAGCTCTCGGCTCAGCGAGTGGTTGTTCTCGTCCGAGAAGATTTCCGACAGCTCGTGGAAAGTGCGGAAGCTCTCCCTGGTTGGGGCAAAACAAGGAGGCATCAGCACCAGAATCCCAATGTCCCCCTCCCGTTTGGGGCGGTCTGCCCCTCTTCTTGCACAAGCCTACGGACCCATCTAGAATCATCTTCATTAAACCCCATTTCATTCTCCAAAGTTCCACTTCCCCAAATTCCGGCTTGGAGCCTGGATCCGTTCTTGACACTGCAGAAGATTTTCCCAGCATACCTTAGGAGAATGGCCATTTGTCCCCTTTGCTGTCAATAAACCCACAAGGGACTGCTTGGATGAAGCGTGCCTGTTCAGGAGGGCCACGCCCCCAGGAAGGTCCAGGCTGACCACAGCTCTCATGGGCAGCACTGCTATTTCGGTGGGTCTCCCGAGGCATTTCGTATGTGGGAGCTACTTTAATTTATTCACGCTGATAAGACAGCAAAGGATTCATGTTGGTCCCTGGCTTTCGGGCACGCTCCTTGAGGCAAGGCTGGGGCTCGTCAGATGATCACAGTCCCATCTGCACTGTCACCAGGCCCCAGCGACAACCCAGGGGCCCCGCCAGCATTACCGCTTGGGGCATCGATAGGAATAGCCTGTGGTGGAACCCCCAAGCCACACCGACGCTCCTGCAGTGGCCACAGCTCCAAGGGGTGTGCTCACCGTGACACCTCGTCCCAGGTCTTCTTCAGCCGGTGAACTGCGTTGCACTGCAGGGCGGAGAGGATGGCTCGGAGAGAGGAGAAATTCTTCAGGATGCGACACTCCTGAGGGGAAGACGGCAGGGTTAGACGTTCATTGGAAAGAGGGCAGCCAGGCAATGGTGACAGGCTTCCCCCTGGCCCGGAGGAGCCACACTTATTCAAGCCCCAGGATGAGAGGGTTCAGTTTGGTCCCCTTCTGCCATTCACCCTCTCAGCCTTGGGCTCCCTGGAGGGACCCTCTAGCTGCCTtgtgagcagggctggtgggacGGGGAGTTCCCACTATTAGTTACAATCCTTAGCCCAGTTCATAATGCTTGACAATGGATATCGTTACCCCCATtgcacagaaggggaaactgaggtgcaggaAGTTGAGCCTTGTCACGGAGCAAGGATTAGAACCCACTCCCAAGCCATTGGGCTTCAAAAGCACCCCCCACCCAGAATGATCCCTCTGAGGAAAAGGCCGACATCACAGGACAGTCCTACCCGAGCCACTTCAATCCACCGCTCCACCACTTTGGCCCTCTGCTGCGGTTTGAGGGAGCGGTCCCCAAGGCACGTGGCGATGACGCAGTTGGTGACGCTGTTGAACTGGGAGACGGTGGCGCGGATGGTGGGGGCCAGGTGCTCTTTGCCCTTCTTGTCCCGCTGGGACCAGATGCAGCCCAGGCAGTGGTAAGGCACCACTTTCTTGAACAGCTCCTGGAAGAGAGAAGGTCAGAGACGGGTCTCACAAGGGAACAGGCGAGACAGAGaacacagcagggggaggagagtgtgACAGAGCCGGGCAGGTAGCGCACAGGCAGGGCACTAAGGACTGGGACAGAGCCGTGGGCAGCAGGCCAATACTCACAGCGTCCATCAGTGTGAACTGCTCGGCCACCATCTCCTGGGAGAAGGCGAGGAAGTCCGGCTTCGCCTCCCCTAGCCCATTCTCCTCCACTATCCGGAAGGTGCAGCTGGCATGGTCCACGGCTGAGAAGAGACGGGGGACACGATGAGGGGACCACCTCCCATGCCACAACTCCCGCTTTGCTCTGAACGCAGACACCCCACCGCGCAGGCCCAACAACCCTTCTTCACACCCAGGCCCGTCCCACATCCTCATCCCACCCTCCTCACCTCCACGCCCCTGCCTACAACCCCTGTCTCGTACAGGGCGCCCAGAGGTGGTTGCCAGCACccagggcgggaggggaagagattCAGTTTGGGGAAGGGCCATCTACAATCTGAACTCCCCTTGTCGTGGGCAGGGCAGAACGGACCCATCTGGCTTTGGCCAAGGGGAGACTTTCAGCCCTGGGGATCCTCCTGGGCACTAACCCTCAACCTTTCTGCGGACGGCCCTCACTACACACAGATCTGCACCCCGGAGTTGCTGAGGAAGCCCAGGGCGCATACCACACACAGCGCGAAGGGACACAGGCGTGGGAAGGAAGCGCCGCTCACCCTCCGGCTCTGCCTCgctgtgctcctgctgctggaacTGGGCCAGCAGGATCCGCGCTCTCCGCTCCAGATCCGAGCCAGGGATGTTGTGGCGCACATAGGAGATGAGCTGCTTGAGGCAGGTGAAGTCTGGGGGCTTGCGGAAATCCTCAGAGTACTGGTCCAGCCAGGCGCCCAGGATGgaagagatggtgctgggaagaAGCAGATGGACAGACTGGTTGTTAAAATGGGCATCAAACGACACCTCTGTGTGAGTGTGCATGAGAGCAGAGAACCCATGTGCCCAAAAGTCCTAACCACCGAGTAGCAAACACACTTTCAGTGTCACATtaccctgtggaactcactgccacgtgATATCACAGAGGCAAACTGGACAACACATTTAATCTTGACAGGAGAGGAcatgtggcctagtggttagagcaagtgAGTGGGGCTTGGAAaatctgggttctattcccggTTTCTTTCCCAAACCCACCTAGTCAAAGTTCCCAGCAGTGACCAAATCCAAGTCCTGACCCTTCTCAACCCCGTCCTTCCTGCCTGTATCTTCCTAAAGCGAATTCCACGGCAGATGCACACAGCCCAGAGTGGGCAGCCCTTTGGCACCTGAAGAGGTTGCAtccacctccctgccctggtgccgAGTGGAAGGCTCGCTGCAGCAGAGGTTCGCttactttttcagctccagtCTCTCATCCACAGCGTGTCTGGCATGGTCCCCGTTCACCTGGGCATGCAGTTTGCCATACCTGGGAACAATGAACACAACGAGCCAGTTAACCCACCTCTCAGCAGCTGCCTCTCCGGATCTCTTCCCAGTATATGGCCCGCCACACCCAAACATGCTCTAGCCCCTTCATGGAGTCTGGGGGCTTATTTTGGTCAGGGCAGGGTTCCAAAACCACCTGGATCCACCACTCCTGCCAGCGGCTTCTCAGGGGGCCCATTGCCAAGCCAAGAGGGGTAACTAGCAACTAGTGGATTCTCAAGGTTGCTTTAGGCAAGGACCAGTGCTCCTGGagcaattcaaatgctgcccagctgattagctgccagctctgggtgcgtttctattggtggtgcacatccacacatgcctcagtgcacagaacaaaatttattctgcacacaggtgggggggggggaaaagtaGAGGGAACATTTGCTAGGACTCTGGGTTGAAAACTGTGTGGGCCATGGACCTTGCACATGTCCCATGTGCACAGTGACAACTCCCCTAAGCAGCTACGACAGATCGTCCTTTCCCACACAGGCAGAGAAGCTGCATCCGGCAGGGGAAAGTCACCTGCTTTTCCACGAGACTGCTTCACTTTCAGGGCAGGTCTACGTTTCCCAGAACTCCACCGGTACGAGACGTGCAAGGGAacttgacaggagagtttcttccattgacacccccccacccccatgggagACCTCCCATGACAACTTGACCTAAGGTAAGTAGCTTCCAACACGGCCAGCGTCGCATACCTTAGGTCGACATTCCCCCATGGTGTAGACCCACCCTGAGTCGGACAGCGCAGGCCAGGTCACGAGCTCTCTGCCAGGGAAGGGTGGAGCGGCACTGCACCCCCAGGTACCTCCAAAGTACCCCGCTGCCCGAGGGCTGTGGCCGGGTAGTACTTCCGGGAATGCCATTGTAACACCAACCAACCAGGgctctcggcctgctgggccttCTTAACCCTCGGCCCTTCCTCTCTCTCAGGCACCAGCCAACAGCCACAGGGGTTAGAaaagctcctcccccccaaccctaaATGTCTATTTCATTCAACCAGGTGCATTATGGGAGATAAGGGGCCAACCACTTTTTCCTAAAGCAGCAGGCCCTAGGTGGGATGGACCCAGCTTTGACCTAGGAATGGGGGGGGCCATGCTGAGGCATTTCACAGACGCATTGGGTGGGCTGGCCCCTTGGGGACGGAGAGAGGGGCAGCCTAGGTACAAAGAGCAGCCTCTGTGCTACCCACCCCCCGCTCTAATCATCCTACGGCCTTGTaaggccgcccccccccaccctagtGCAGTGCCCGGACAGGCAATCCTGGCGTACACGTGCTCCCGGGTATGCGCTCTCGCTAA belongs to Pelodiscus sinensis isolate JC-2024 chromosome 22, ASM4963464v1, whole genome shotgun sequence and includes:
- the RALGDS gene encoding ral guanine nucleotide dissociation stimulator isoform X3, giving the protein MEAKPLFNVQKALVQPMQMCMLDIPLSVQDDDSSTQEIGEELGEGVIYSISLRKVQLHHTANKGQRWLGFENESALNLYETCKVRTIKAGTLEKLVEYLVSAFKGNDSTYVTIFLCTYRAFTTTKQVLDLLLNRYGKLHAQVNGDHARHAVDERLELKNTISSILGAWLDQYSEDFRKPPDFTCLKQLISYVRHNIPGSDLERRARILLAQFQQQEHSEAEPEAVDHASCTFRIVEENGLGEAKPDFLAFSQEMVAEQFTLMDAELFKKVVPYHCLGCIWSQRDKKGKEHLAPTIRATVSQFNSVTNCVIATCLGDRSLKPQQRAKVVERWIEVARECRILKNFSSLRAILSALQCNAVHRLKKTWDEVSRESFRTFHELSEIFSDENNHSLSRELLIKEGTSKFATLEINPKRAQKRQQQQREMGVMQGTIPYLGTFLTDLVMLDTAMKDFLDGGLINFEKRRKEFEVIAQIKLLQSACNNYSFTQEDSFVEWFHGVERLSEAESYSLSCEIEPLSESASNTLKAKKNTGIIKRWSDRQAPSAEPCASGSSHSKSFDQLKCGPYLCSGDTADSVSVTSAGSSSSDVEEINISFIPESPDCQEKKVRGSSLGSPRAQAIRSQFWECTSLSSLDTSGIGSGSSSASSSSVSSTPVTASRTHKRSVSGISSYSSLSLPLYNQQIDDCCIIRVSLAVDNGNMYKSILVTSQDKTPAVIRKAMAKHNLDGDRPEDYELVQIISEERELKIPDNANVFYAMNSAANYDFVLKKRGFSKGVKMKHGSSSTLPRMKQKGLKIAKGIF
- the RALGDS gene encoding ral guanine nucleotide dissociation stimulator isoform X4 — translated: MMMIDTQSSTQEIGEELGEGVIYSISLRKVQLHHTANKGQRWLGFENESALNLYETCKVRTIKAGTLEKLVEYLVSAFKGNDSTYVTIFLCTYRAFTTTKQVLDLLLNRYGKLHAQVNGDHARHAVDERLELKNTISSILGAWLDQYSEDFRKPPDFTCLKQLISYVRHNIPGSDLERRARILLAQFQQQEHSEAEPEAVDHASCTFRIVEENGLGEAKPDFLAFSQEMVAEQFTLMDAELFKKVVPYHCLGCIWSQRDKKGKEHLAPTIRATVSQFNSVTNCVIATCLGDRSLKPQQRAKVVERWIEVARECRILKNFSSLRAILSALQCNAVHRLKKTWDEVSRESFRTFHELSEIFSDENNHSLSRELLIKEGTSKFATLEINPKRAQKRQQQQREMGVMQGTIPYLGTFLTDLVMLDTAMKDFLDGGLINFEKRRKEFEVIAQIKLLQSACNNYSFTQEDSFVEWFHGVERLSEAESYSLSCEIEPLSESASNTLKAKKNTGIIKRWSDRQAPSAEPCASGSSHSKSFDQLKCGPYLCSGDTADSVSVTSAGSSSSDVEEINISFIPESPDCQEKKVRGSSLGSPRAQAIRSQFWECTSLSSLDTSGIGSGSSSASSSSVSSTPVTASRTHKRSVSGISSYSSLSLPLYNQQIDDCCIIRVSLAVDNGNMYKSILVTSQDKTPAVIRKAMAKHNLDGDRPEDYELVQIISEERELKIPDNANVFYAMNSAANYDFVLKKRGFSKGVKMKHGSSSTLPRMKQKGLKIAKGIF
- the RALGDS gene encoding ral guanine nucleotide dissociation stimulator isoform X1, whose translation is MVNRARAERRHAEAGSPENMFESSRRTRSLWDGVRLEVAGESSSPVVLHSFTQLDPDLPPLESSTQEIGEELGEGVIYSISLRKVQLHHTANKGQRWLGFENESALNLYETCKVRTIKAGTLEKLVEYLVSAFKGNDSTYVTIFLCTYRAFTTTKQVLDLLLNRYGKLHAQVNGDHARHAVDERLELKNTISSILGAWLDQYSEDFRKPPDFTCLKQLISYVRHNIPGSDLERRARILLAQFQQQEHSEAEPEAVDHASCTFRIVEENGLGEAKPDFLAFSQEMVAEQFTLMDAELFKKVVPYHCLGCIWSQRDKKGKEHLAPTIRATVSQFNSVTNCVIATCLGDRSLKPQQRAKVVERWIEVARECRILKNFSSLRAILSALQCNAVHRLKKTWDEVSRESFRTFHELSEIFSDENNHSLSRELLIKEGTSKFATLEINPKRAQKRQQQQREMGVMQGTIPYLGTFLTDLVMLDTAMKDFLDGGLINFEKRRKEFEVIAQIKLLQSACNNYSFTQEDSFVEWFHGVERLSEAESYSLSCEIEPLSESASNTLKAKKNTGIIKRWSDRQAPSAEPCASGSSHSKSFDQLKCGPYLCSGDTADSVSVTSAGSSSSDVEEINISFIPESPDCQEKKVRGSSLGSPRAQAIRSQFWECTSLSSLDTSGIGSGSSSASSSSVSSTPVTASRTHKRSVSGISSYSSLSLPLYNQQIDDCCIIRVSLAVDNGNMYKSILVTSQDKTPAVIRKAMAKHNLDGDRPEDYELVQIISEERELKIPDNANVFYAMNSAANYDFVLKKRGFSKGVKMKHGSSSTLPRMKQKGLKIAKGIF
- the RALGDS gene encoding ral guanine nucleotide dissociation stimulator isoform X2, producing the protein MVNRARAERRHAEAGSPENMFESSRRTRSLWDGVRLEVAGESSSPVVLHSFTQLDPDLPPLESSTQEIGEELGEGVIYSISLRKVQLHHTANKGQRWLGFENESALNLYETCKVRTIKAGTLEKLVEYLVSAFKGNDSTYVTIFLCTYRAFTTTKQVLDLLLNRYGKLHAQVNGDHARHAVDERLELKNTISSILGAWLDQYSEDFRKPPDFTCLKQLISYVRHNIPGSDLERRARILLAQFQQQEHSEAEPEAVDHASCTFRIVEENGLGEAKPDFLAFSQEMVAEQFTLMDAELFKKVVPYHCLGCIWSQRDKKGKEHLAPTIRATVSQFNSVTNCVIATCLGDRSLKPQQRAKVVERWIEVARECRILKNFSSLRAILSALQCNAVHRLKKTWDEVSRESFRTFHELSEIFSDENNHSLSRELLIKEGTSKFATLEINPKRAQKRQQQQREMGVMQGTIPYLGTFLTDLVMLDTAMKDFLDGGLINFEKRRKEFEVIAQIKLLQSACNNYSFTQEDSFVEWFHGVERLSEAESYSLSCEIEPLSESASNTLKAKKNTGIIKRWSDRQAPSAEPCASGSSHSKSFDQLKCGPYLCSGDTADSVSVTSAGSSSSDVEEINISFIPESPDCQEKKFWECTSLSSLDTSGIGSGSSSASSSSVSSTPVTASRTHKRSVSGISSYSSLSLPLYNQQIDDCCIIRVSLAVDNGNMYKSILVTSQDKTPAVIRKAMAKHNLDGDRPEDYELVQIISEERELKIPDNANVFYAMNSAANYDFVLKKRGFSKGVKMKHGSSSTLPRMKQKGLKIAKGIF